One window of Chamaesiphon minutus PCC 6605 genomic DNA carries:
- a CDS encoding type I restriction endonuclease subunit R, which produces MTPSPIDLREVISSQIPALALIQNIGYTYITPAEALAHRQGKRSKVVLEDILTAQLHKLNQIDRSGKIHPFSDANIQTAVAAISQFPYDALYTTSAQIYDLLVLGKSLEQTIDGDKKSHQLKYIDWENPSNNSYHVTDEFEVERLNSTQTRRPDIVVFVNGIPLVAIECKRPDLPKATEEAISQHLRNQRTDEIPHFFCVTQILMAIAQNSAQYATTGTSKEFWAVWKEEGGLDKFEAELYALINVDLSATQSQKLLSWRQTWEQVKIRELWAAGERLVSAQDRLIYSLLAPQRLLALIHGYILFDAGDKKIARYQQYFAVRATIDRVKQVRGDKSRQGGVIWHTTGSGKSLTMVLLAKALIREPSILNPKIILVNDRVDLDDQLTITFGNCKLPPTQAQSGKNLLELLNLPKAEIITTVIDKFDTVAREKGENPSPNIFVLVDESHRSQYGQIHAKMRNVFPHACYIGFTGTPLLKKDKSTAQKFGGFIHSYTMPKAVGDKAVVPIVYEGRESEFKNTEAVDKWFDRITSDLNSEQKADLKRKFKSAEPLYEADARMREVAYDLSQHFDKHFKGTKLKGQFATSSKRAAITYKKLLDDWGKVRSAVIISPPDTREDNDSVNEADLSEVQRFWKDMMAIYGTPKNYQDRLIEKFKDGDGDDAPDLLIVVDKLLTGFDAPRNAILYIDKRLKEHNILQAIARVNRVFEGKEYGLVIDYRGIFGEMNQALEIYAALEQEGFDREDIEGALVDVRVEIAKLPTLHAAVWDVFKGVTNLQDTESLQQWLEPQDRRDEFYAALRDFAKNLRLALSNAPFQADTPETTKHRYLQDLKSWLKLRDLVKVRYGEKVDYSEYTDQIRRMVEKEIGASEFMTIIEPVDIFDLDRSNAEIESIVGTAAQADAIAARIKKVAIERMEEDPVLYLRLSQLIQTAIDAHRAKRLGDIEYLQQMRSCLETVRSGGADTVPLPLQTRPQARAFYNVLQAKLSSSPESLETEVSARDAKSAYADYNTARSVVREVKSTYTTQSAQADFAAPASILIDGGIDSNINHSDVFVLLSIGIEDIITKHKVRDWQHHKDIQNRMMNEIDDLVHDLKKTHNLFIHWADLDELIAKILKIAENYEVS; this is translated from the coding sequence ATGACCCCATCCCCGATCGATCTACGCGAAGTCATCTCATCTCAAATCCCCGCCCTCGCCCTGATCCAAAACATCGGGTATACCTACATCACGCCAGCCGAAGCACTCGCACATCGTCAGGGGAAACGATCGAAGGTAGTACTTGAAGATATCCTGACGGCTCAACTTCATAAGCTCAATCAAATCGATCGATCTGGTAAAATACATCCATTTAGCGATGCAAATATTCAAACTGCTGTCGCGGCTATTAGTCAATTTCCTTACGATGCTCTCTACACTACTAGCGCACAGATTTACGATTTATTAGTATTAGGAAAAAGTCTCGAACAAACGATCGATGGCGATAAGAAAAGCCATCAACTCAAATATATCGACTGGGAAAATCCATCGAATAATAGCTATCACGTTACCGATGAGTTTGAAGTCGAGCGGTTGAATAGTACCCAAACTCGTCGCCCTGATATTGTGGTATTTGTGAATGGGATTCCGTTGGTGGCGATCGAATGTAAACGCCCAGATCTGCCCAAAGCTACTGAAGAAGCGATTAGTCAACACTTACGAAATCAGCGTACGGATGAGATTCCGCACTTTTTTTGTGTTACTCAAATCTTAATGGCGATCGCTCAAAACTCAGCCCAATATGCGACTACTGGCACATCAAAAGAATTTTGGGCAGTGTGGAAAGAAGAGGGAGGATTAGATAAGTTTGAAGCCGAATTATACGCCCTCATTAATGTGGATCTTTCAGCAACTCAAAGTCAGAAACTATTAAGCTGGCGGCAAACTTGGGAGCAGGTAAAAATTCGCGAACTCTGGGCAGCGGGTGAGAGATTAGTTTCGGCTCAAGATCGATTAATCTACAGTTTACTCGCACCGCAACGATTATTAGCTCTGATTCATGGTTATATTTTATTTGATGCTGGAGATAAAAAGATCGCCCGTTATCAACAGTATTTTGCGGTGAGAGCAACGATCGATCGAGTCAAGCAGGTACGCGGGGATAAGTCGCGTCAGGGTGGCGTAATTTGGCACACGACGGGGAGCGGAAAGTCGTTGACGATGGTGTTATTAGCTAAAGCATTAATTAGAGAACCAAGTATTCTCAATCCGAAGATTATTCTAGTTAACGATCGAGTCGATTTAGACGATCAACTTACCATTACTTTCGGCAATTGTAAACTGCCGCCGACTCAAGCTCAAAGTGGTAAAAATCTACTCGAATTACTCAATCTCCCCAAAGCCGAAATTATTACCACCGTCATCGATAAATTTGATACTGTCGCTAGAGAAAAGGGTGAAAATCCCAGCCCGAATATATTTGTGCTAGTAGATGAATCCCATCGCTCCCAATACGGGCAAATTCACGCCAAGATGCGAAATGTGTTCCCACATGCCTGTTATATCGGCTTCACAGGTACGCCATTACTCAAAAAGGATAAAAGTACCGCCCAGAAATTCGGCGGGTTTATTCACTCTTATACTATGCCCAAAGCTGTCGGGGATAAAGCAGTAGTGCCGATCGTTTATGAAGGGCGAGAAAGTGAATTCAAAAATACTGAAGCTGTTGATAAATGGTTCGATCGGATTACATCTGACTTAAATTCCGAACAAAAAGCCGACTTGAAACGCAAGTTCAAAAGTGCCGAACCGCTGTATGAAGCCGATGCAAGAATGCGAGAAGTTGCCTACGATCTCAGTCAACATTTTGACAAACATTTCAAGGGTACGAAATTAAAAGGACAATTCGCTACCTCTAGCAAACGCGCGGCAATTACATATAAAAAACTTCTCGACGATTGGGGTAAAGTGCGATCGGCAGTAATTATTTCGCCCCCAGATACTCGCGAAGATAACGATAGTGTCAATGAAGCCGATCTTTCGGAAGTCCAACGCTTTTGGAAAGATATGATGGCAATTTATGGCACGCCGAAAAATTATCAAGACAGGCTAATCGAAAAATTCAAAGATGGCGATGGTGACGATGCACCAGATTTATTAATCGTCGTTGATAAACTGCTGACGGGCTTTGACGCGCCGCGCAATGCGATTTTGTATATCGACAAACGGCTCAAAGAACATAATATATTACAAGCGATCGCGCGAGTAAATCGGGTGTTCGAGGGCAAAGAATACGGGCTGGTAATCGACTATCGGGGCATTTTTGGCGAAATGAACCAAGCCCTAGAAATCTACGCCGCCTTGGAGCAAGAAGGCTTCGATCGAGAGGATATTGAGGGTGCCTTGGTAGACGTGCGCGTAGAAATTGCCAAATTGCCCACTTTACACGCGGCGGTGTGGGATGTATTTAAAGGCGTGACTAATCTTCAGGATACCGAAAGCCTCCAGCAGTGGCTCGAACCCCAAGATCGTCGGGACGAATTTTATGCAGCCCTGCGCGATTTCGCCAAAAATCTCCGCCTCGCCCTCAGTAATGCTCCCTTTCAAGCCGATACTCCCGAAACTACCAAACACCGCTATCTCCAAGATCTCAAATCTTGGCTCAAGCTGCGGGATCTAGTTAAAGTCAGGTACGGCGAAAAGGTAGACTATTCGGAATATACCGACCAAATTCGCCGAATGGTAGAAAAAGAAATCGGCGCGTCGGAATTTATGACTATTATCGAACCTGTAGATATTTTCGATCTGGATCGATCGAATGCCGAAATTGAAAGTATTGTAGGAACAGCCGCCCAAGCCGATGCCATCGCCGCGAGAATCAAAAAAGTCGCGATCGAACGGATGGAAGAAGACCCTGTATTATACCTGCGATTGAGTCAATTAATTCAAACCGCGATCGATGCCCACCGCGCCAAACGCCTCGGTGACATCGAATATCTCCAGCAAATGCGATCGTGTCTAGAAACCGTCCGCAGTGGTGGCGCGGATACCGTTCCCCTACCATTGCAAACTCGCCCCCAAGCGCGAGCTTTTTACAACGTTTTGCAAGCTAAATTATCTAGTAGCCCAGAGAGCCTAGAGACTGAAGTCTCTGCTCGTGATGCGAAGTCCGCCTACGCGGACTACAATACCGCTCGCTCCGTTGTTCGTGAAGTGAAGTCCACATATACAACCCAGTCCGCGCAGGCGGACTTTGCAGCACCAGCCTCGATTTTAATCGATGGCGGCATCGACAGCAATATCAATCATTCAGACGTATTTGTATTACTATC
- a CDS encoding restriction endonuclease subunit S, whose translation MKGWLKTTLGNHVDIITGYPFKSELYTESEQSIRLLRGDNIIPGSTRWDGAKHWSLNNVEGLNKYYLNPQDLIIAMDRVLVSNGLKIAIIREEDVPALLVQRVARLRANKGLEQKFLPYLVMSHRFEQYVKSVQTETAIPHISTQQINDFPIVLPPLLEQCRIAEILGVWDESIDLLEKLIGRVRSRKQGLMQQLLTGKKRFKEFEGSEWKKVSLEKIADINPRSHPNNLQFVGEFVEMASVSESGHLKNIASINLDTSTSGYTAFINGDTLVAKITPCFENGKGAFIEGLRGIGFGSTEFFVLRAKMEIIPIYLYYLTRTYNFGMRGKTMMQGSGGQQRVPSDFIRQFAVKLPSIPEQEKIAAVLSAADEEISTLEKQLAAYKQQKLGLMQQLLTGKIRVEMI comes from the coding sequence ATGAAAGGTTGGCTAAAAACAACTCTTGGCAATCACGTAGATATAATTACTGGCTATCCATTCAAAAGTGAACTGTATACTGAATCTGAGCAATCTATTCGGTTGCTACGTGGAGATAATATTATTCCAGGTTCTACAAGATGGGATGGTGCTAAACATTGGTCATTAAATAATGTAGAAGGACTGAACAAGTATTATCTAAATCCTCAAGATCTTATAATCGCGATGGATCGTGTATTAGTAAGTAATGGACTCAAGATTGCAATTATTCGAGAGGAAGATGTACCCGCTTTACTCGTACAGCGAGTTGCACGGTTAAGAGCTAATAAAGGACTAGAGCAGAAGTTTCTGCCCTACTTGGTAATGAGCCATAGATTTGAGCAATATGTGAAAAGTGTTCAAACAGAAACGGCAATACCACATATAAGTACTCAGCAAATAAATGATTTTCCAATCGTTTTACCGCCGCTTTTAGAACAGTGTAGGATTGCGGAGATACTTGGGGTTTGGGATGAGTCGATCGATCTGCTGGAGAAGTTGATTGGGAGGGTTCGATCGCGCAAGCAGGGGCTGATGCAGCAGTTGTTGACTGGGAAGAAACGTTTTAAGGAGTTTGAAGGTAGCGAGTGGAAGAAAGTATCACTTGAAAAGATTGCAGATATTAATCCCAGAAGCCATCCTAATAATCTTCAATTCGTGGGTGAGTTTGTGGAAATGGCAAGCGTTTCTGAGTCTGGACATTTAAAGAATATCGCTAGCATAAATTTAGATACTTCTACAAGTGGATATACAGCATTTATTAATGGCGATACTCTTGTTGCAAAAATCACCCCATGTTTTGAAAATGGAAAGGGTGCATTTATTGAAGGTTTGCGAGGTATAGGATTTGGAAGCACAGAATTTTTCGTACTTAGAGCAAAGATGGAAATTATCCCAATTTATTTATATTATTTAACTCGAACTTATAATTTTGGAATGCGTGGTAAAACCATGATGCAAGGATCTGGTGGACAGCAACGAGTTCCTAGTGATTTTATTAGACAGTTCGCCGTAAAATTACCATCAATTCCAGAACAGGAAAAGATTGCTGCTGTACTCTCTGCCGCCGATGAGGAAATATCAACGCTAGAAAAACAACTGGCTGCTTACAAGCAACAGAAACTAGGATTGATGCAACAGTTATTGACAGGTAAGATTAGGGTTGAAATGATTTAA
- a CDS encoding type I restriction-modification system subunit M has product MDKTTIPFLPVNQDEINNILWRACDTFRGTIDASEYKNYLLVMLFVKYVSDSWTEHYAQLQEQYGDDKERILRRLERERFVLPPDCRFDDIYTKRNDTNLGEVINKALEQIEEANKLKLAGVFRNIDFNSEANLGQTRERNTRLKMLLEDFANPKLDLRPSRIGNLDVIGNAYEYLIAKFAAGAGKKAGEFYTPGEVSELMAELVAPQPGERICDPTCGSGSLLIKCANYVRRQGSDNYSLFGQENTGGTWALAKMNMFLHGVDSARVEWGDTIRNPKLLENDKLMRFEVVVANPPFSLDKWGADDVASDRFKRFNRGIPPKGKGDFAFISHIVETMSLERGRVAVVVPHGVLFRGSSEGKIRQQLIAENLLDAVIGLPSNLFFGTGIPAAVLVFKRNKPDNKVLFIDGSRDFADVKTQNNLRAADIVKIVAAYTQRETIEKYAYLAGFDEIQENDFNLNIPRYVDTFEEEAEIDIGAVQAEIDGLEEELSKVKFRMVGYLEELGL; this is encoded by the coding sequence ATGGACAAAACTACTATCCCCTTCCTCCCTGTCAATCAAGACGAGATTAATAATATCCTCTGGCGCGCTTGCGACACCTTCAGAGGTACGATCGATGCTAGCGAGTACAAAAACTATCTGCTGGTGATGTTGTTCGTCAAATACGTCAGCGACTCATGGACGGAACATTACGCGCAATTGCAAGAGCAGTATGGCGATGATAAGGAGCGGATTCTGCGGCGATTGGAGCGGGAGCGGTTTGTATTGCCCCCCGATTGTCGGTTTGATGATATTTATACCAAACGGAATGATACCAACCTCGGCGAGGTAATTAATAAGGCATTAGAGCAGATTGAGGAAGCCAATAAACTCAAGCTGGCGGGGGTGTTTCGGAATATTGATTTTAATAGCGAGGCGAATTTAGGGCAGACGCGGGAGCGGAATACCCGCTTGAAGATGCTGCTGGAAGATTTCGCCAATCCGAAACTAGATTTGCGCCCATCCCGTATCGGTAATCTGGATGTGATTGGCAATGCTTACGAATACTTGATTGCCAAATTCGCCGCTGGAGCAGGCAAGAAAGCGGGGGAATTTTACACGCCTGGGGAAGTATCGGAACTAATGGCGGAACTCGTCGCACCTCAGCCAGGAGAGCGAATTTGCGATCCTACTTGCGGTTCGGGTTCGCTGTTGATTAAATGTGCCAACTATGTGCGCCGTCAGGGGAGTGATAACTATAGCCTGTTTGGGCAGGAGAATACGGGCGGTACTTGGGCTTTAGCCAAGATGAATATGTTTCTACATGGGGTAGATAGTGCGCGGGTAGAGTGGGGCGATACGATTCGCAATCCCAAGCTGTTGGAAAATGATAAGTTAATGCGGTTTGAAGTGGTGGTAGCCAATCCGCCGTTTAGTCTGGATAAATGGGGCGCGGATGATGTAGCTTCCGACAGGTTCAAACGCTTCAATCGGGGCATTCCCCCCAAGGGTAAGGGGGATTTTGCCTTTATCTCCCACATCGTCGAAACCATGAGCCTAGAGCGCGGTAGAGTGGCGGTAGTGGTGCCCCACGGGGTGTTATTTCGGGGCAGTAGTGAGGGGAAGATTCGCCAACAATTAATCGCCGAAAATCTGTTAGATGCGGTAATTGGTTTACCGAGTAATCTGTTTTTCGGTACGGGAATTCCGGCGGCGGTGTTGGTATTTAAGCGGAATAAACCAGACAATAAGGTGCTATTTATCGATGGCAGTCGGGATTTTGCGGATGTGAAAACCCAGAACAATCTCAGGGCGGCAGATATCGTCAAAATTGTGGCGGCATACACGCAGCGAGAAACGATCGAGAAGTATGCTTATTTGGCGGGGTTTGATGAGATTCAGGAGAATGATTTTAATCTGAATATTCCCAGGTATGTGGATACTTTTGAGGAGGAGGCGGAGATCGATATTGGGGCAGTTCAGGCGGAGATCGATGGTTTGGAGGAGGAGTTATCTAAGGTTAAGTTTCGGATGGTTGGGTATTTGGAGGAGTTGGGCTTATGA
- a CDS encoding WGR domain-containing protein, whose translation MQLIQRTTLVYQAGSSDKVYEVDLCQVAPDRYMVNYRYGRRGGNLREGAETVTAVPLNEAQRVFDRLIRSKVTKGYREAGTVAPEAVAASVAVPANIDEPDERNRAVLARLMLAVNNRNAITKPKEWKIDRAIWRSGELQLAAATPLLMQLWGNNPLTNYSIAWALGNCGDASAVPMLDAIYRQADTPAHIRRIALEALFKLNPEGAGALRDELIVKLPKPLRELVRQGAATATIIEALQTYLATATPPQFDVLDLLYQIDSEHTRPAVLEIVRHAPFQPNYFQRLRHIFKIAEYRHDAEVFGILVYRLDRTPAFYNSNTYGIYIPNTSEYLRMQNWVRNPKTGQYESTPTGEFQAEMAKSNCRLAYSHKTRDYLRRRVWRSLKTLGELNRSEYVPLAVHILLQYSDLDATPIRESNYWHHTERRNRRISWDKYAAYLAFNHILYTNSPRYELPPSNDVWRCKSTYKIGDPAPNVREEAFPELWEQQPHLLLQLLSESQCQPVHEFAIKAIRTCAEFCQGISIEILMQLLAKPYEVTAQFGFELARSRYQPDNPQTDLILAIANCAYAPARSEAHNWIRTQIDRFITDDRLIAGLIISPEVDTQLFIQQLLCNTIFPADTARTIIGRIIAELLTLDTTRSHIAEHATQTLITCFSVALRAIGLEIVLDLLRHPLPVLQTCGAQILLNHQTQTIDLPPGLIDALLESPVASVRVIGVQLFGQLPDELLIERIELILTLVTHELPEMRSAIRASIQRIAAAHPDFTTTLLDRLIPILLAPEAHEGLHTFISQLLQNDLPNWMAVTSAEITWTLLKSAATASQDLAGKILQVNSTRWADTLATEKIAELTHHEILAIRVAGWQMLEQILPRLRQQPADLLAATVVMASKWEDSRQFGFKLFGELLTPAELSPSVVISICDSNREDVRKFGRDLVGSCFQQQDGLEYLLKFSEHPTTDMQLFASQYLEDYAAGNLDRLQELTPYFTRVLAQVNRARVAKQRIFAFLNSEAIKSEAAAQVVIELLTRQSASIAIGEKARALETLLKIHQLYPQLSVPILVKQVPMKT comes from the coding sequence ATGCAACTCATTCAACGCACCACCCTCGTCTATCAAGCAGGTAGTTCGGATAAAGTCTATGAAGTCGATCTGTGTCAAGTAGCACCCGATCGCTACATGGTAAATTATCGCTATGGTAGACGCGGGGGCAATCTGCGCGAAGGGGCAGAAACAGTAACCGCAGTCCCGCTAAATGAGGCGCAACGGGTGTTCGATCGACTAATTCGATCGAAAGTAACTAAAGGCTATCGCGAGGCGGGTACGGTGGCACCTGAAGCGGTTGCAGCGAGTGTTGCCGTACCTGCGAACATCGACGAACCAGATGAACGCAACCGAGCGGTGTTAGCCAGATTGATGTTGGCGGTAAATAACCGCAATGCCATCACCAAACCGAAGGAATGGAAAATCGATCGGGCGATTTGGCGATCGGGAGAGTTACAATTAGCCGCAGCGACGCCTTTACTGATGCAATTATGGGGCAACAATCCGCTGACGAATTATAGTATCGCTTGGGCATTGGGAAATTGCGGCGATGCCAGCGCGGTGCCGATGTTAGACGCGATTTACCGTCAAGCCGACACGCCAGCTCATATCCGCCGAATTGCGCTCGAAGCTTTATTCAAGCTCAATCCAGAAGGTGCGGGGGCATTGCGCGACGAACTAATCGTCAAATTACCCAAGCCGTTGCGCGAGTTAGTGCGGCAAGGTGCAGCCACAGCCACTATTATCGAGGCTTTACAAACTTATCTTGCCACCGCTACGCCGCCTCAATTTGACGTACTAGATTTGCTATATCAGATTGATAGCGAACATACTCGCCCTGCTGTTCTAGAGATAGTGCGACACGCACCCTTCCAGCCCAATTATTTTCAGCGGTTGCGGCACATTTTCAAGATTGCTGAATATCGCCACGACGCCGAAGTATTTGGCATCCTGGTTTATCGACTCGATCGAACTCCCGCATTTTATAATAGTAATACTTACGGTATTTACATCCCTAATACTAGTGAATACTTACGGATGCAAAATTGGGTACGCAATCCCAAAACAGGCCAATATGAGTCAACACCAACGGGTGAATTCCAAGCAGAAATGGCTAAGTCGAATTGTCGATTGGCTTATAGTCATAAAACTCGCGATTATTTGCGGCGGCGAGTCTGGCGATCGCTCAAAACTTTGGGCGAATTAAATCGATCGGAATATGTACCGCTAGCGGTACATATCCTCTTGCAATATAGCGATCTCGATGCCACTCCCATTCGCGAATCAAATTATTGGCACCACACCGAACGTCGCAATCGCCGCATTAGCTGGGATAAATATGCAGCTTATTTAGCATTCAATCACATTCTCTATACTAATAGTCCGCGCTATGAATTGCCGCCATCGAATGATGTCTGGCGGTGTAAGTCTACATATAAAATCGGCGATCCGGCTCCGAATGTTCGGGAAGAAGCGTTTCCAGAATTATGGGAGCAACAACCGCATTTACTACTCCAACTATTATCAGAGAGTCAGTGCCAGCCAGTTCATGAATTTGCCATCAAAGCAATTAGAACTTGTGCCGAATTTTGCCAAGGCATCTCGATCGAGATCTTGATGCAACTGTTAGCCAAACCTTACGAAGTTACCGCTCAATTTGGCTTTGAATTAGCGCGCTCTCGCTATCAACCCGACAATCCCCAAACCGATCTGATTCTCGCGATCGCTAATTGTGCTTACGCACCCGCTCGGAGCGAAGCACATAATTGGATTCGCACCCAGATCGATCGATTTATTACTGACGATCGTTTAATTGCAGGTTTAATTATCAGTCCCGAAGTAGATACACAGTTATTTATTCAACAATTATTATGCAATACGATTTTCCCAGCGGATACCGCACGGACGATAATCGGACGCATTATTGCTGAATTATTAACTTTAGATACGACGCGATCGCATATTGCCGAACATGCCACTCAAACATTAATTACTTGTTTTAGTGTCGCCTTAAGAGCGATCGGTTTAGAAATCGTCCTCGATTTACTCCGTCATCCGCTCCCAGTTTTACAAACTTGTGGCGCGCAAATCTTACTCAATCATCAGACGCAAACGATCGATCTACCGCCCGGTTTAATCGATGCTTTATTAGAATCGCCAGTTGCTTCAGTCCGCGTCATTGGCGTCCAATTATTCGGACAATTACCAGATGAACTTTTAATAGAACGAATCGAACTAATTTTAACATTAGTCACTCACGAACTCCCCGAAATGCGATCGGCAATTCGTGCCAGTATCCAGCGAATTGCCGCAGCGCACCCAGATTTTACCACTACTTTACTCGATCGATTAATTCCGATCTTATTAGCACCCGAAGCACACGAAGGATTGCATACGTTCATCTCGCAACTATTGCAAAATGACTTACCAAATTGGATGGCAGTTACCAGTGCTGAAATTACCTGGACGTTGCTTAAATCTGCTGCTACTGCCAGCCAAGATCTCGCAGGTAAGATTTTACAAGTCAATAGTACCCGCTGGGCAGATACATTAGCTACCGAAAAAATTGCCGAACTCACCCATCATGAAATTCTGGCAATTCGCGTCGCTGGCTGGCAAATGTTAGAGCAAATCTTACCGCGCTTGCGCCAACAACCTGCGGACTTACTCGCTGCTACCGTAGTCATGGCATCCAAATGGGAAGACTCCCGTCAATTTGGCTTCAAGCTATTTGGCGAACTGCTCACCCCCGCCGAACTTAGCCCCTCAGTAGTAATTAGTATTTGCGATAGCAATCGTGAAGACGTGCGGAAATTCGGACGCGATCTAGTCGGGAGCTGTTTTCAACAACAAGATGGCTTAGAATATCTGCTCAAATTTAGCGAACATCCCACTACCGATATGCAGCTATTCGCCAGTCAATATCTCGAAGACTATGCAGCGGGAAACCTCGACAGACTGCAAGAATTGACGCCTTATTTTACTCGCGTCCTCGCCCAAGTCAACCGCGCTCGCGTCGCCAAACAACGGATCTTTGCCTTCCTCAATAGCGAAGCAATTAAAAGTGAAGCTGCGGCTCAAGTAGTAATTGAATTATTAACCAGACAATCAGCCTCGATCGCGATCGGCGAAAAGGCTCGTGCGTTAGAAACTTTGCTAAAAATTCATCAATTATATCCGCAATTATCGGTGCCGATTTTGGTTAAACAAGTACCTATGAAAACTTAG